AAATGAAGTAGGAAAGGAAAGGATGCTTTTTCTTTGAAGGAATGAGAGTTGGCTCCCTCAACTCACACTGATTTTTTCCTTCCCACGAGGGACCTGGTAATTCATGAGCAGGGCTCCATCCTGGATGCGTCTAATCCCTCCACAAATCCCTTTATGCAACTCTCATTCCCCTATCCCAAATGTTAACAAACAGGCTGTCATGAATTTGTTAACAAAAAAGGTCTGAATGAAAACATTCAACTAAGACGTTGTATTTTTCTGGAAACTTTACCAATATACATAATGTTGTGACATGTAAATTTGCGAAAAATTCTCCCCATGATCAGACCGAAGAAGCACATATCTCTCCAATTGCAGTAAAATTAACAAAGAGACGATGAAGTTATACTATGACTGAAATCATGCCCCACAAACTCTTATCGCCACACTATGATGACTTCTCAACAACATATACAACCTTTTGAAGTAAAAAAAATGTACATTTCCATTAAACACACCATAGAGAGTAACAAATAATATGATGCCGTCTGCTAAGCAACTCAAAATTTTCAATTGTAATATCTTCATGACGTTACACACTTCATTCTAAGTTCAGCTGGACATACCATGAATTCAAAAATTCGTCAAACTGCTtggtttatactccctctgttcacaatgTAAGCTGTTTTTGATATTACAATATGGACTACATACCATACGGACTGAAATTAATGAGCAAACACACCAAAACTGTCTAATATACATCAGATTCAGAAAAATgtaaaaaacatcttatatttgtgaatggagggagtagtaatgaCCCTTGCAATTTGTTTGATGGAATGTTCCAGTTGAAGTTCACGAGCAAGGCAAGCTACATTGCTTACACACTAGAGATAAGAACATGAACATAATAATCTGCACTTCCAGAACTCTAGAGGACAACTTTCACAGAGACACTCACACTGAGTCACACAAATCTGGAGCATCAGGTGCCCTCTGCTGGTTAACATCATGGGCTTATAGCTCATCTGCGGCAGCAGTTAAGACTCAGAGTTGACTTTATCGGGCTTCACCTTACCCTGTGATAGAAACTAAATTTTAGTTCAGTGGATAACTGTGATTTCAGAAAGCTGGAGATATAATGGTGCATTAACAATGTTGATATGAACATGCTCAAGGACATTCCATAGCGAGTTTGGTCCTGGTTGATGTGTATACAGCCTATATTTAGAGGCAGTCCATTCCTGTAAGGATGATCAGAATTTTCATTATTGTAGTACTGAATTAGGATACTTCTGCACCAATTTGGTACATTACCGACCAAATGTTTACATGAGATACGCATGATAAAATTTTGACGTGCTTCTGTGTCTGGACGATAATTCATAAGCAGACAAGGAATAGATCTTTATTTCTTCTAGATTTCCATATTTTCTGGAGCAGGTCACACAATAACTCGAGCAATTAGTTTACCTTGTGGGCGAGACTCAAATCCACAAGTACCAAGATGACTTGCAAGTTTCTCTCCACATTGTTTCTGCCAATCTTCTGCCACCTTGACCTCAGGAGTTGTCCACACGACAGCCCTTGCTTCCTTATAATCAACTGTAGCAGAAGTAACCTCAGGCTGAAGAAGGGATTAAgagtggcccatggtgagcagcagcAAAGGATCAAAGAAGAAATAAATAGTAGAAACAGAAAGGGTTTCAAGAATCTGGAATGATAGGAAGAAAACATCTAGACAGGTCAATATAGTTAACATCCGTATACAGATAATTGCTTTACCAAAATGCCACATCAACCATACATTTCCTTGCTGAGCAAGATGACAGCGGTTGCTTTCAGCATATGGGCAGCTGCCTTCTCTACCCAGTCATTGCAAAAATGAAGAGACAATTTCTTTCTCCCATCAATTCATTACTTTCTGATCAGGCGTCCCCCTCCACCACTGGCAGAAATTTCAAATATACAAAGACTAGCAACTAAAACTTTTATGGTCTTTTATGATGAAAACTTAGGGCCCATATGGTTTCAGGTCATGTTCGGATTGAAGGCAGGCAAATGAGGACACCTATCTGGGCAATCCCTATTCTCTAACCTCTAGTTTATTACTTAAGCTTCATCAATGAATTGCTCCTCTTACATTCTATGCACAAACCCAGTACGATGTTGTGTTCTGCGTTCTTTTTGTTTCAGTTTCATCCATTCCCGTTTTATCTTCAATAAAATTTATATGAGCATAGATATCAATTATTGCCATGAACAAAAGAAAATTAACCGTAGTTCAGTCACTGCCCATTGGTTTCGTCAGACATAATTTCCCAAGAGAAATGAAGCAAATTTGCGATAGTGAGTAAGTGAAAGAGAGACAACTACCTGACTCTCGAGAATCCGCTTCACACTGGCAGCGCACCCGTCGCACATCATGCCCTGCAAGTAAGAGCCAGACAGCAGCGCATCATGCCTGAGTCCTAACCCTCTCGGCCTGTCGCGCAAATCGAAGATAATAACAGAATGGAGAGCCGGAGTGTTCCAAATTCAGACTAGTGGTCGGGGCGAGAAGAGCACCTGAACACTGAGCAAGATGGCCTCAGACCCGGGCTCTGCCGCCTCGCCGAGCGCCGCTGCTGCGGCGGTGACCGACGAGGTAACGCCGCCGCTGGGACGCAAGACGCCACACATGCTGACGGAAGAGAAGGAAATGGAGGCgatgcggcgagctccggcgaggggcgATGAGGAGAGGGGCCTGGCCTTGGGGGGAGCGGGGAGAAGGGGGTATAATCTCGTGATTAGGGTAGACTCCATTGCCTGCTCTGATTTCTCCGTCTCCCCCGTCGTCAGAGATAGAGATAGGAGAGCTTATCCGATCACTGTGCGTACAGTATATCCGCTGTTTGAGCGGAAGGGCCGCCACGGCGATGATGACATGGAGTCGTAGGCAGCATACAAGAACCATTTCCAGGGCTTTGGGCGTTTGCGCCTGCGGTTTTTTCGGTTTGGATGGATCGAGCTTTCAGCCCACGCCTCAGGTTTCTGCTCTCAA
This region of Triticum aestivum cultivar Chinese Spring chromosome 2D, IWGSC CS RefSeq v2.1, whole genome shotgun sequence genomic DNA includes:
- the LOC123052032 gene encoding copper-transporting ATPase PAA1, chloroplastic isoform X1, producing MESTLITRLYPLLPAPPKARPLSSSPLAGARRIASISFSSVSMCGVLRPSGGVTSSVTAAAAALGEAAEPGSEAILLSVQGMMCDGCAASVKRILESQPEVTSATVDYKEARAVVWTTPEVKVAEDWQKQCGEKLASHLGTCGFESRPQGMDCL
- the LOC123052032 gene encoding copper-transporting ATPase PAA1, chloroplastic isoform X2, with amino-acid sequence MESTLITRLYPLLPAPPKARPLSSSPLAGARRIASISFSSVSMCGVLRPSGGVTSSVTAAAAALGEAAEPGSEAILLSVQGMMCDGCAASVKRILESQPEVTSATVDYKEARAVVWTTPEVKVAEDWQKQCGEKLASHLGTCGFESRPQG